GTCATTACATATTAAGGCAACTGCACGTGAGTTGTCACCTATGTAGTAGCTTataatgtttttaatttatatacttAGATCCTAGAACATATGTGGTGCAGATAGAATTACTTAATAAATCATCAGAGGACAAGATTGGAATTAAGTAATTTATATACTTAGATCCTAGAACATATGTGGTGCAGATAGAATTACTTAATAAATCATCAGAGGACAAGATTGGAATTAAGTACATTGTAACTTTAGAAGAAGATGGGTTGCAGTCAGAGTTTGAAGTCCAAAACTCAATGCATTCACCCCTTCAGATAACAGGGTCCATCCTGAGCCATCTGACAGTGAGTTCACCAGAAGCAACCTATGCAGTTGGATTAGAAAGATCAAATTACTGGAGGAGGCCCCTTTTGGAATCAGAATTTATTTTGAGTCCTCCTCCGGATTCTAATTACCAAGAAGGGTTTGGAAAAATATGGAACATACCAGCACTTCAGCAACTAATTCCTCATTGGGGTGCAACAAAAGATCAGAACAAAGAAGATATGAGTGGTGAAGAAGATGATGGGTATAAGAATTTACGAGACAAGATTAGTCTCATTTACACAGATGCCCCTCGTAGTATTACAGTTATAGATAGGGTAAGTAATCCTCTAGTTTTGGTAGCTACAATAGGAGAGAATAAATCACTAATTTAGTTCTCAAAAaattatgattttgatttttgacaatttagtttttaaaaataataaatctctgtaattttttaaattaaaaatgtttgataaaatgtattttaaaataagattttgCTAACTTCTGTTTTAAGACATCTGTTAAGAATactacttaaaaaatattttattaaatattattaacaatataactttttatttatattttcaatacattaaatacattaaaaactttaaaagtttttattattatactgttaaaatatatttttaaacaaaaatgatatttgtacactaaaatcaaccATCAAAATCAGTCACGAcgtatttatatacaaatataggtattgtttaactcatttttaatatgtatttattttgtattctaacatatattttatactaatagctgattttagtgtacacgtaTCACATGATTGATTCTTAAAACACTAATTAGCtaaatctttaaaaatattttattttagtagtGAGGAAAGGAGTTCTTATTTGAACTAAAAAGTTGATGGCTAATTAAGCTAACCCACATTTGgcatctaatttaattttcagtccaaaaaagtgatttattttcatgctaattcttttcatgatttcatgAAATAAATGCTTCCTTGTATCAGGGTAGAAGAAACTCATTGTCAATTGGAAGAATCGGATTGGACGAGATGTACCTGTTCAGTCCTGGCTCAAAAGTTGAAATTTACAGCAAGTATTCTTACATATTGGTTGGCCAAACTGCCATTTTCAAACCAATAGTAGTAAATCCTCAAGATGTTTGGAACGGAGGGCAATACATACACAATCCAAATCTATAATATGATGATTAAGCTAAGtttatattacaattaataGAAAATTATGATTCATGTTTGCAATTTTGGTttctcttttgaatttttatttccattcgatatttgtatataaaatattttctttgaCTTAATTATTAAAGTATTATACTAATTCTAAACCATACACATCCACCTCACATTTTTCATCTCATAGTAATAAAATTGCAAGTTGATAGGATGTATGATATAAAATGAGtcacttaaatattttttgagaaaataaTCGTTTTGGTATCTAAAAGATTCTTTGACGAAACAAATTCTAATATTTGTTTTTTGACAAAATGAACTTCTAAATATAAGTTTTGTTTGACAAAACAGTCTAAACATCTCAAGTGATAAGCTAACAGTTAGCCTGTTTTGTCAAACAGAGCTGATATTTGAGGTTCATTTTGTCAAAACAAATATTGAGGTTCGTTTTGTCAAATTCAGAACTTTTCAAGTGCCAAAATGACTATTTACTCGTATTTTTCTTTTCGTTTTCCTAAATTGTGACTTTGTATAGAAAATCAAGAGAGAAGTGCTCAATTTTATTTGATCCTTTACATCAACATTGAACTTACCAacattcagttggaattgactgATACTTTACATAAAGGTATACCTAAAATGCTCTTAAAATATAAGTCTGTAAACAAGGAATGAACACATTATGTAGGAACAAGATAATGACCATCTTCCTGATTGGTGATCCAGAGTAATGGAGTAGCCATTGCAAGAAGAGCAAATGAAAGGCCACAAACCACTTTATATTTAGTCTTCTGAAATGGTTTTCGAATGCGAACCGTCTCAATGTTATCACTATTTTCAGGGAGCACCTGCAAAGCAGAACCAACAGGAATGTCATCTGTTGGTGAGACTGGTTCTTTCCCATCTTGGAACTCATCATAATCAAATAAGCTTCCATTCGGATTACAATCGCAGTTCACATAGTCTGTGAAACAGTTTTCGTCCTGTTCGAAGTTGGATCTTCGGCTCCTATGCACATTGCCGGTCGATAGACTCCTGTACCTTCTGCTCTGCCTGTTGGAGCAACACGAAGTCTCGGCATCTGGATCTTCTAGAGAGTGAATGAGCTTCCGAGGGGTCATAAAGATGTTCATGGTGTCGGAATTAACTCCAATCTGTGATCTCTGAGTAcaataaagaaaacaagaatactctaaaactcttggcaacataaaaataaatgacaagTTTCAATTAACCACAAAATCACACATTCTGACTTGATATGCAATCCTAAAATTGACTTGATATGTATACACGCGGAAAGGTTATGCTAAATAATAATTGTGCATTCAATCTACACATTGCAAGGTATGAATTTGTCTCTTTTTTGGTAAATACTATTCAAAAGAACCTCTGTTCCTAATTACTTCAGCCACCTTTTTATGAGATATGAGTAATGAATAAAATCAGAGACAGAAACACTTACTCGGGGACTTGTGGTGGTACTTCTGGATACTCTATGACAAGAATTCATGTTCACGAAACCAGCAAACTCGTCTGATAAATTTCTTGCTTGATTACAAAACGGATTCTCAGTGTGTCCCGACCAGGCATTTTCCTGAGCCACAGCTGAGAACAAACCATCTCTGAGAGACACATCAATCCGTCCATTTCCTTGACTCCAAAGCTTCCGGTTCACACCCCTTCGACTATATTTTGAGTGCTGCGAAGGTTGACTCGCTAAAATAGGAGACTTCACTGCATATTCATATCCAGGAAAAAAGTCCAAGGTTCGTGGTTCTGGCGAAATAGATGCAGTAGGAgaatgatcttcatcaccataAAACCTATCTGCCTCCATACAGTCACTCCTAAAATTTGACCCTGTTACTGATGCAGGACTCTTTACACCTGATTTTTTGCTTGCTGTAATTCTCCTGGCAGTTTGCAGAGCTTCATAAGCAGCATCTTTGACACATGCCATGTTGTCAAATTGACAGATCTCCATCTTCTCAATTATCTGTTCTAACTCTGAGAAAATACTCCTAGGGTCTATACATTTCATCAAGAAGTTCACCATTTGAATGGCTGCAAGTCGCTTCTGAAAATTCGCCTCCAATATCTCGGCTCCAGCATTTAGTATTCTTAGTCCTGCTTGTATGAGTAGTCTTGCATAGGCTTCAACAATCAAAGGATTGGACTTAGCTAAGGACATAACCAAATCCATGTGTGAATTGGCCTGAGACTTTCCCTCTAACGCCGCAGCCACATTCAGGCAAACCTTGTTAACCATTTCATCGGAGGCAAACCGCCAGTTGTCTGAATCCACTAGAGCCTTCAAGCAGAGCGCAGCACCGGAGGTCAAACACTCCTGAGTACTCGAGAGTCCATCACATAGAGGCTTACAAAGCGAACAAATTATGTTCCTCTTCTTGTCTTCTGCGGTTGTTGGGTCAATTCCATATCTTGCAATAGCTAGAACCACCTTTGAGCAAGCTTCCTGAATCTGTAAAGATCCTGCGCTTGATGCTAAGGTCTGAACTATGGATTGCATAATACTACCTATCATGGGAACAATTTTGACACTATGAACCTGTGCAAGAACTTCATAGAGAGAAACTGTGAGCTCCTTGGATAAGGAGCCGATTTTCGCAGTCTCGGAAACTTGTGCAACAAAGATCGGAATTGCCTCAAAGTCCAAATCTTTCACATATGACTTCAATGATCTCATCACTGATTTGTAGCTATCTGGATCTTTGTCAATATTTTCTAGCTCACGCAACAGTGTTGGACTAAAACTTCTTCCCATTGCTTAATTAACTGAAGCAATATAACAAACACcatgaatacaatagtaacaaAGTAAATTTCAAAAGCACCTACTTCCATCCCATGGTAAATATATCAATTATTTTGGGCATTCTATATTGTCGAATTGCACCCAAATTTTCCACTTTGAACGATCTTGAgttaaaattcagatttttttttctaaaaaaaaagatGACGAAATAATTAATCGTACAAGAAAAATTTGGGATATTAACTGAAAGTGCTAACTCGAAACCCAGTACCTCATTTCTTCATCTTgagatattaaaaaaaaaaaaagaaaaaacaaataaagaacCAACCTTGTGAATCATACAGAAAAGGTATAAAGAGTCGAGTTTCTTTTGATTAAAAAGATTGCAAAACAAAACACACATAGAATTCAGAAAATGGATTCTCcagtaaaaaaaattgaaaagaataaGTTATAATTCAATCAAGAAGGAAACAGAAACACACCTTTACAGAGTAAGAAGGAATGTTTTAGAAGCTGTGTAATGTGAGTGTCACTGTCTGAAAGTGTTTCTGGGTTTCAactttcaagttttcaaatgtAAGCGTTATTTTAGGGGTTTGTGTAAGAAAAGATTAAAAGAAACACGTTCTGTGTTTTTCAATTTCTGGCTTTATATATACATGgaattttatatttgtattcATCAACTATTTAATGCACAATCAATTCATTTCCATTTTAAAAATTCTTCCTTGAAAATTCCACCGCTATCCTTTTTTGCTGCTTAGTCAGCTTAGATTTTCAAAAGCAAAACtatctaaattttgaatttttaatttagagaATAAAGTGCAATGTCTCACTCttgaatagttttttttttcgtattttttcttaatcttatctataaaataaatagtgaGAGATCACAATTTATcctttaaaatgaaaaaaatttagaagattcaaatccattAGAATAGAAATACActaatctacttaatatactaaaactgggtTTTCCCCTAACTACTAAAGGTGATGTGTCGATCTCTCATACTTccgttttccctccaaaacgaataaaattttttttctattctgaattattttattataattatattataattaatactaaatgaataatatataattatactaatttagtaacatatcttcattataattatatcaaattaatatttaatgcactattaaactacttattaattatcaattaaaaatacttttaataattttaatgataataataatatcaataatagtaataataataataaaaaatctttgTTATCCGATTCAcgtatatcaaataatttttttaaattattttataaaaaatatctttaatataattatattataattaatatttaatgaataatatataattatactaatttagaaacatatcttcattataattgtatcaaatcaaaatttaatgcattattaaaaaattaccttaataataggtaatttacatatttatttttgttttactaaaGTCTATATATAGTGTTTTCCTGTGGTACATGAATCTAAATTTGAGagtcaattcataattttatatttagtgttttttttactacttcatagaataagaatgtattctttgttttttattgaagttgatctttttaaggtataatttataattttttataatatttttcatatactcattctattatattattcttttgataattttttatttgttgttacTCTAAGTTATTCTTATCGTCTAATATTCCAGTCCGATTGTTTTTTGCCACAATCATTTACAATGCATCACATCCATGAAATACCTCATCGAGTTGTCTTCACTGATTCGGGTTCCAACTACATAGATGTAAGCGTTCAAAGAAGAGGCAATAGTCTCTACTTTATCGAAGGATGGTTGGATCTACTCACCTATTATGACCAACCCAATGGAATGTGGTTAAAGTTAGATTTCTTATGAGGAGCTCGATTTTTGATTGAGGAATTACATCCACGGAACTTTATAGGGCAAATTCAAGTTCCATCCCCTCCATGCTTTTTACGCCTGCCCGAAAATCTTTAAAGTGGAGCACATAATGAAATTGAATTCCCCCAGTTTCAGTTTAGTTTTGCTAAATTCGTGACAAATTCAGATATACAATTTCAACGAttggtaatatatttaaattttcttagtttaagttgttcattattagaataattttttaacatatttttatttttttcagaaattaccagcTTTCTTTTGCATGCAATGCCATTGAGGGGAATAAGAGTTAGTTTGGTTTCTCGGTGTGACAATTCTATATCTTGCCGCATTGCATGGATAGCGGATGATGAAGCTTATCTAACAAGAGAATGGTCTGATTTTGCATGAATTCTAAATATTGAAACTTACGATGTTATTTCAATTGGTTGTCGTTACAAGAATGATTCTATACTATACGTGACTAGGGACTAGAATAGGTTCAATATTGTTTAGGTAATTTGGTTTTACtattagtatttgattaaattataattatagaattttaaattattgcctcaatttatatattacgaTTTTTTATGGATTtgctatttttaaataatttaataaaatgaagTAGTGTCAGATATTATTAAGTTTgtttttatcctttatttctttatttgtattttcattatatttgacaaaaaatgAACCTACACATATATTAAATCGTTGACCTAAAGACAATTTATTTTCcaataaaaacaaattttatttataattagaataaaatttatttgccAATAATCGgtggataaaattgaaattacacccgtgtcatataattataattgattaattggtataaaatgaaattatacCCATGCCATGagtaataatctaaataattatatcttaacaaaatataatttgaaataatttataatcaattatcttaacaaaaataattatttaataattgatttaaaaatcaatgcaaaaaataattatttataatagtATTATTAATTGGGTAAATAATATGATTTCAAATTAttacttgaaatataaataatatatggaAATCTATTGAGTAAATCAATGATTTTGCACCTTAATAATTTGACAATTATTACTCAATTAACCAGTTAATTGAATTAGTAATAATAATTTCCAATTTCAAAGTTTGTATATTAAGTAGTTATTAAAAATTGGGTAATAACGATTTACACAGAaaaatcattgataaattcaaTTAACCATATAAAAGATAATATACTAACAGTTTTTGTATATTATTTATGGCAAGTGAAATTATTTCCTCaaattttctattaaaattgaaattagtaATAGTTTAAAACAGgcttattaataaaattactaatagTCACAACACAGGATATatattttctatatattatttaaaaaatataatgaacCATGAATAATGAATGAGTATGTTATTTCTTCGACTAGCTAATTAATGCAAAATCGagtatctttttttatttgattgaggTCATAT
This sequence is a window from Arachis stenosperma cultivar V10309 chromosome 10, arast.V10309.gnm1.PFL2, whole genome shotgun sequence. Protein-coding genes within it:
- the LOC130955114 gene encoding protein NDH-DEPENDENT CYCLIC ELECTRON FLOW 5 — translated: MALITSLLLPTQFNSSSSLAITCAINTPSHTYFKFPLGNHTFNCCKPLAAVASSVPYQPTNNLDYLEKEEFIGHDGVTFEAVGDGSVVAKMELKNGSVVSMLLPSGVITSYKAPMWHGGTVELLHTAVSEGDHGAALIQGGVSSNFTFTTDDCQVSFSPTHWVLSKIKSHPEESIKIELLNKSSEDKIGIKYIVTLEEDGLQSEFEVQNSMHSPLQITGSILSHLTVSSPEATYAVGLERSNYWRRPLLESEFILSPPPDSNYQEGFGKIWNIPALQQLIPHWGATKDQNKEDMSGEEDDGYKNLRDKISLIYTDAPRSITVIDRGRRNSLSIGRIGLDEMYLFSPGSKVEIYSKYSYILVGQTAIFKPIVVNPQDVWNGGQYIHNPNL
- the LOC130955113 gene encoding protein SINE1-like: MGRSFSPTLLRELENIDKDPDSYKSVMRSLKSYVKDLDFEAIPIFVAQVSETAKIGSLSKELTVSLYEVLAQVHSVKIVPMIGSIMQSIVQTLASSAGSLQIQEACSKVVLAIARYGIDPTTAEDKKRNIICSLCKPLCDGLSSTQECLTSGAALCLKALVDSDNWRFASDEMVNKVCLNVAAALEGKSQANSHMDLVMSLAKSNPLIVEAYARLLIQAGLRILNAGAEILEANFQKRLAAIQMVNFLMKCIDPRSIFSELEQIIEKMEICQFDNMACVKDAAYEALQTARRITASKKSGVKSPASVTGSNFRSDCMEADRFYGDEDHSPTASISPEPRTLDFFPGYEYAVKSPILASQPSQHSKYSRRGVNRKLWSQGNGRIDVSLRDGLFSAVAQENAWSGHTENPFCNQARNLSDEFAGFVNMNSCHRVSRSTTTSPRRSQIGVNSDTMNIFMTPRKLIHSLEDPDAETSCCSNRQSRRYRSLSTGNVHRSRRSNFEQDENCFTDYVNCDCNPNGSLFDYDEFQDGKEPVSPTDDIPVGSALQVLPENSDNIETVRIRKPFQKTKYKVVCGLSFALLAMATPLLWITNQEDGHYLVPT